The genomic interval GACTGCTAGTTGTGCTTGGTTTATATTTAAACCCGACCCACTTCTTGTTAGAAGCGTCTTGCGTACTTAATATTCTGTCTTGTGGTTCTCTAGAATCATTATCATTCGTTCTTTTTTTACCTTGATCTGCTAATTCATTAAAAATCTTTAGCTTGATTGTGTAATTGTTGCTTTATGCAAATCGGTCTGATCTTTTTATCTATTCACCAGCCCCATAGATGCCATTATGGATCCTGTCCACCATGCCGGCTAGTTTGTGGTGAGGATTTTTCTTGTGGTCATAGTTGTAGACAAAGGTATGTTTCAAGTTTGAAGTTATATTTGTAATGAAAATGAGCCTTAACATTCTATGGCATTGAATTTTGTGtaacttcatttttttcatttagatGCCATGGCCCCATGCCTCCTCCAAACCCTGAATTTAcactaaggggccgtttggttcccGGATTGGGAATGGAAAGGAGTGAAGGAGTAATGAAAAGGAGGAGGAGTGGAGAGGGATTGGGAATGAaggatgtgtttggttggtaaggtATAAGAGGGTAGttcattgggaatgggaaaagtaaaagaagaaaatatggtaaaatgacCTTTATAACCTTgatagaaataaataacaatatatataacatattaaagtaaaaaaaatatttgaatcaattgttatttataattaaatttatttatttatttctttattatttgaaacaattgttattttaaatatttgttagtattatgattaaatttttttattaattattatttaattatgatttgtatgtgataactatttttttaaaaatattaaatttactttattattacaaatggatatttaatttttaataactcattagataaaaataaatattataaaaatgataaaataactttttaactttttatacgcttatgtaaataaatataattatatatataataattaatttttttaagtgacaactatttttaaaaaaatattaaaaatattaaaatgatttcaatattataaataaatatttaattttaatagctCATTGggatcattaattatttattaattatcgtGTTAATCATATATCAAAATTAAGGAGctttttataaaacttaaattgCTAATTAtaaactttcatttttttttaaaaaaaaattttatactttGACGTTAATAATTGAATGTTAAAaaatgaatgtaaaaaaaattaaattaaaaaaatggtaaaatagGATACATGGTTTCAATGCAAGggcaaaagtgtcattttatctCCAAGGCATCATAAAGGAATGAAGAATCCTCTCAAATTTGAGGGGATTGTGATTACCAATGACACATGATTTTACTCCTTCCCCATGCCTCTCTCACTCCCATGCATGTACAACCAAACAAAGGGTTGGACTCATTGATGACTCATTCCCATTCCAAGCATgtcaaccaaacaccccctaaaaccaaagaagaagaagaagatggataGACACGTCGAATGCACACCAGGTTCACCATGTCCTCCTTGTCAAGAAGTTGTTCTGAAATCATGCCTTGGCCAACACCTTGAACGGACGGTTTGTTCAAGTCTTCTTTTTATGTAgaaaattttttcaatcaaatatgGCATTGCTTAATCTATGTTCTGCTCTGAATTTCTCTGACAAGCATGTCTTACCGCTTGATATCAGATGCTTTGCTCCAATAGAAAGAGGTTTTCCTGTGATAACTTGTGTGGAAATATTCTCCCATGTGGGAATCACTTCTGCACAAAATCTTGTCACCTTATTAAGACTCAGCCGTGCCTAACATCAGATGCTGAAAGTGAACTGGCAGAATCCTGTGATGAGTGCTTTCTTCCTTGCCAAAAGGTCTCGACCAATCTAATTTGTATTATTAACTCTACAGCCCACTTTTTTAGTTCTTTGTTATTCTGATTTTCTATGTCATGGTTACCTCTATCTTCTGCCATAgactttatttcttttattgtgaTTATTAAGGTTTCTGAACTTGTGTTGCATTGTATCAGGTTAGGGAACTTGCATGCCCACATCCTTGTCCCCTGCCATGTCATTCCGGTAACTGCCCCCCATGCAAGGTTCTTGTTAAACGAGCCTGTCATTGTGGTTCCATGGTGCATGTTTTTGAATGCACATACTACAATAGTTTATCTGATgatgaacaacaaagaaaacGGTCCTGTGGTGGCCCCTGCCATAGGTAAGTTGTCATGTGTTCTCACTACTTTACATACGATGATGTGCTGATTGGGATGCTTGATTTTCCTCCTATCCTAATTTGAGTGGATATGCTGGACTGATGCACATGCCTTAAAAATAATCTGTTTACTTCACGAAGTAAAGTGATTGAGTGACTGAAAATCAAATGATACAATTCTTGCATTGCTTGGATGTTCTGCATCCCTAACATGGCTTGTTGGCTTGTTAGGTCAATCTCTTCTTCATAGGCATGCAACGTATCATGATgctatcttttaattaatttcattcagatcccttttgttttgctttatatTCAGTGAagcatcttaattttttttcaatatgcagAAAATTACCGAACTGCCCGCATTTATGCTCAGAAATATGTCATCCTAGTCAATGCCCATCTGGTAATCAGTGTAATAAAAAGGTAAGTCATCTGATCTTATTTCAGTCCAGTGATGAGCATCACTTAACCATTTCATCTATGTATGCGAGTTATGAAAATTGTGTTTCAAATACAATACATATCCCTAATCTCCTGGAACAGTAACAAAGTGAGGTGAAATATTATCGTAAAGTGGTTACAGTTCTTTCATATGCTTACTCAATGTTTTTCACCTCCGAACTATCTTCTCAGGTTACCGTTCGTTGTGCttgtaataatctaaaaaaagaGTGGGTCTGCCACGATGTTCTGAAGGCATACCGCAATTCAGGCCGTGATCCAAAGGACATCACAAAGAATCAATTTGGAAATGGACTACTTCCTTGCAATGCAGATTGTGCAAGCAAACTCAAGGTTGCTGCTGCTGAGACAGAATTACGTCTCCGTAAAACTGAAATCATTCAGGTACTAATGATGGTCTATTATCAGCATCGgcaacttcttcttcatcataagTTGCATTATTTATCTAGATTCATTATTTGGTTTGCCTTTCTCTCAGAGCACACCTAATGAAGTCACAAAAGTGCCAAAACGCAGAAAGAAACGTGAACAAGTTCAAGAAGTCAGGCATAAGTCCACATTCCAGGTTCTCATTCAAGACATCATTAAAGAAAACCTAACCCATAATGATGCATTAGTTGAATGATAACAATGCGTTGTCACTGATCCACAGGTTATCAAAACCACCCTATGGAAATCACTCATGTTCACACTCCTAATCCTGGTGATCTTAGCAACAGCATACTTTGGCTACAAGGGTCTATTCTTGCTATCAGACTGGATGAACGAACTCGACTATAGACGTCTTCGACAACATCCAAGATTTTAACTCAGCATAACATTTTATCATCAAATTCATTagtaagtaaaataaaatcaacaataaaccatactccagcaaaaaaaaaaaaaaaaaacattcatgtTTTCTCATTAACCAAGTTATCAATTTGCTTGTTCTAGCAGCCCAAGAGAAGGTTTTGAATCCAAGCCAAAGCCATCATCATCCTCTGTTCCTCTCCTTCAACTCCAAGCAAAAGTACCCAAAAGTCATCCCAAACCGAACCAGCCACATCAAGCATCTCCTCTCCTCATTACTCGTCACATGacgtatgtatatatttttttacaatcccCCACGCGCTTAGAGATCGCCTAAGATCTGGTAAAGGATTCACACATCCAGGTACGTCCTTCCACATCCCCATTAGTTTAGGAAATGCTAAAGAAGGTGACTCGACGACTCTCCAGGATCACCTCCCATATAATCACCCAAACCAtcaacaagaagagaaaaaaacaacaccACCCAATCATCCCCATTCTCATCCCTACACCCTCCTCTATTCCATCCCCTCCCAAAAtgacaccaccaccaccaccactacaaCACCAACACAACCATCAACACCAACCATTCCTTTTCCCAAACACCCAATCCTCCTCAGTCCTCCCAGACCCATCAACCTTCTTCTCCCCATCCCTCTCCTCCCCTCTCCCCACCAACTCCTTCTTCCAAAACTTCGTCTTGAAAAACGGTGACCAACCTGAATACATCCATCCTTATCTAATCAAATCCTCTTCTTCATCCCTTTCCTTTTCTTACCCTTCCCGTTTCTCCACCCCAAACTTCATATACCAAACCTTCACTCAAGATCTCACCATCTCCTCTTCATCCCCATCCCAATCCCAACACCACACCATCTCCTCATTCAATGATCTTAGCCTGACACTTGACATCCAACCATCTCTCCGCTTCTTTCTAGTCCGTGGCTCACCATTCATCACCCTATCCACTCTTGCTTCCACTTTCCTCTCCATCTCCACAATCCACGCCATTCTctccttctcctcaaacccttcTCTCACTAAACACCGCATCTCTCTCAACAACTCCCAGACCTTTATCCTCTACTCCTCCtctcctctttctctctccctttcctccctctctctcctctcctcctcctcccccttCTCCGGCGTTCTCCGTGCTGCTATCCTTCTTGACCCTTCTCATGAACCTCTCCTCGATCGCTTCAGTTCTTGCTATCCAATCTCCGGCCATGCCGATCTCTCCAAACCCTTTACTCTTGACTACAAATGGGAGACTAAGGGTGACGGCGGCGATCTCCTCCTCCTCGCTCACCCTCTCCATCTCCGTCTCCTCGACGACTCTTGCTCCGCCACTGTGTTGCCCGATCTCAACTACACCAGCATCGATGGCCCCCTTGTTGGTGTTGTTGGCGATTCTTGGACTTTGAAGACCGATCCTATTTCCCTCACCTGGCATTCCATGAGAGGCGTTGATGAAGTTGGACTCCCTGAGATCATCTCCGCTCTCGCCAAGGACGTTGCTACTCTAAACTCCACTCCGATCACCACCACTTCCTCGTATTTCTACGGCAAAGCCATCGCTCGTGCTGCTCGTCTTGCTTTGATCGCTGAGGAGGTTTGTTTCCCTGATGTAATCCCCGCGGTGCGGAGCTTCTTGAAGGATTCGATCACGCCGTGGCTTGACGGGAGCTTCAATGGCAATGGCTTCTTGTACGATTCGAAATGGGGTGGGATCGTCACCAAGCAAGGATCGGTGGATTCCGGTGCCGATTTCGGCTTCGGTGTCTACAACGATCACCACTATCATCTCGGCTACTTCCTCTACGCCATCGCCGTGCTCGCCAGGCTCGATCCGGCGTGGGGGAGGACGTACAGACCTCAAGCCTATTCAATGATGGCAGACTTCATGACACTCTCCAGGAATTCACCGCACGCGAGCTACACCCGCTTGCGATGCTTCGATCTATGGACGCTGCA from Dioscorea cayenensis subsp. rotundata cultivar TDr96_F1 chromosome 7, TDr96_F1_v2_PseudoChromosome.rev07_lg8_w22 25.fasta, whole genome shotgun sequence carries:
- the LOC120264807 gene encoding LOW QUALITY PROTEIN: probable endo-1,3(4)-beta-glucanase ARB_01444 (The sequence of the model RefSeq protein was modified relative to this genomic sequence to represent the inferred CDS: inserted 1 base in 1 codon) is translated as MLKKVTRRLSRITSHIITQTINKKRKKQHHPIIPILIPTPSSIPSPPKMTPPPPPLQHQHNHQHQPFLFPNTQSSSVLPDPSTFFSPSLSSPLPTNSFFQNFVLKNGDQPEYIHPYLIKSSSSSLSFSYPSRFSTPNFIYQTFTQDLTISSSSPSQSQHHTISSFNDLSLTLDIQPSLRFFLVRGSPFITLSTLASTFLSISTIHAILSFSSNPSLTKHRISLNNSQTFILYSSSPLSLSLSSLSLLSSSSPFSGVLRAAILLDPSHEPLLDRFSSCYPISGHADLSKPFTLDYKWETKGDGGDLLLLAHPLHLRLLDDSCSATVLPDLNYTSIDGPLVGVVGDSWTLKTDPISLTWHSMRGVDEVGLPEIISALAKDVATLNSTPITTTSSYFYGKAIARAARLALIAEEVCFPDVIPAVRSFLKDSITPWLDGSFNGNGFLYDSKWGGIVTKQGSVDSGADFGFGVYNDHHYHLGYFLYAIAVLARLDPAWGRTYRPQAYSMMADFMTLSRNSPHASYTRLRCFDLWTLHSWAGGLTEFGDGRNQESTSEAVNAYYSAALMGLSYGDTHLVALGTTLAALEMHAAATWWHVREGEGMYEEQFSKQNKLVGVLWANKRDSGLWFAPPEWKECRFGIQVLPLLPVTELLFRDVGFVREAVKWAEPALRREGXGEGWKGFVYAMEGVYEKEMALVKTRTLNGFDDGNSLSNLLWWIYSRPDEDEGMVGGYGWRHCWFGHYCH